In Chitinophaga oryzae, the sequence TTTCTCGTATTGCGGTACAAAAAGATGTACCAGCATATTGTCCGGCGTGCGGTTGTCCTGGTTGGGCGAACCGTTGTAGGCCAGGCTGGCAGTATGTTGTACGGTCCACAGCACTTCCGCGTTGTTTTCGTTGCCTTCGGCGAATACGCTGCCGAAATCGGGCAACAGGTTCAGGCCGAGCGATGGTGCATTGGTAAGCAGGTCTATCGCCGTTGCGGCTGCGTCCTGGTAGTCTGTAGGTTTGGCGGCTTTGCTGCCGGCGCGGGTCAGGTAAACTTTGGCCAGCACGTGTCTGGCAGCGGCGGCATTGGCGCGGCCGGGGTCTATGCCTTTAGGGCCGGGCGCCAGGTTGGGAATGGCTTCTTTCAGATCGGTGATGATGGCGTCGTATACTTTGGCCAGCGGGTGCCGGTCGGCTGACGTTACGGGTCCGGAGATGAAGGAAGTGGTGAGGGTCACATCTCCCCAAAGCTGCACCAGCACAAAGTAATAATTAGCCCGCAGGAACTTCGCTTCTGCGATGGCTTTCTTGCGGATATCTTCTGAAATGCCGGTGGCTTCAGGAGCATACTGGATCACTGCATTACAGGTGTTGATATACGTGTAGATGTTGTTCCATTGTGCCTTGAACTTACCATCGCTGGGCAGGAGGCCCGGATCGTAGGTCATGAAGTTCTGGTTGCCGTCATTGCCCCTTTTGAATTCGTCTGTGCCGGGCGTGGTCATAGAGAAATAGTCTTCGCAGCCCCAGATGGTGCGGGTGCCTGCGTAAGAGGCGTCCAGTGCGGCGTTTACGCCCTGTGACGTTTTATAGAAATCCGGTACCAGTACGGCCCGGGGTGTTTCGTTCAACATTTTGCTGCAACTTCCCAACAGAGAGGCGGCGGTGAATATGCCGGCAGCGAACCATATCTTTTTCATCACACACAATTTTGAAGGTTTATAAAGTAAGGTTTACACCGAAGAGCATGGACCAGGTGGCCGGTGTGTCTGCATTGATATTGCCGGCAGATTCCGGGTCTACGCCGTGGTACTTGTTGCGGTAATCGGAGAAGAAGATGAACGGGTCCTGCGCAGTCACGTACACCCGCAGGGACCGGGCTTTCAGTTTTTGTACAAAAGCGCCCGGAACGTTGTAGCCCAGGCTCAGCGTCCTGATCTTCAGATAGCTGCCGTCGAAGTAACCCAGTGTGGAATTGTATTGCGTCTGTGTTCTGGACTGGTTGGGTTTGGGAAAATGATTTTCTCCGTTGTAAGGCGTCCAGTAGGGCACGTTCAGGTTGTTGTAGTTACCCTGGAAAGTGTTGGCAAAGCCGCCGCCATACAGTTTGCTGTTGAGCGTGCTGCCGATGCGCGCATACATCACTACGGTGAGATCGAAGCCTTTGTAGCTGAAGCGGTTGGTCATGCCTCCTTCCCATCTGGCTTGCGGAGAGCCAACAATAGTTTTGTCGGCATCGCTGAAAGTGCTGTCGTTGTTGACATCTTTCACGCGGATGGTGCCGATCACGGAGGAGTTGCCGGTGACTTTCTGTCCGTAGCGTTGTGCCAGGAGTGAATCGGATTTGTTATTCTGCCAGATGCCGATGCGCTGATAGTCGTAGATGGCGCCGATGGGCTGACCAACGAACCAGCCATTGGAGATGTCCTGCTGGATACCGTTGTACAGCTCTGTGATTTTGCCTCTGTTGATGAAGAAATTCAGGTCAGACGTCCAGGTGAAATCACCGTTGCCTTTACCTTGTATGTTGACCGTAGAGAGATGTATATCGATCCCTTTGTTTTGTGTTTTGCCTACGTTGACCAGCACATCGCCGGGGATGCCGGAGGTACCGGGCAGGTGGAGCGGGAGCAGCAGGTTGCTGGTTTGAGCGGAATACACTTCCGCGCTACCGGTGATGCGGTTGTTGAACAGTCCGAAATCCACCGCGAAGTTGGCGGTGGTGGTGTATTCCCACTGTAACGCCGCATTGGGCGCCGTATTGATGAACACGCCGGTAACGTTGGTGGAACCGTAGTTGTAGTTGATGCCTTTCAGTGCGCCGAGCGTCTGGTAAGGGTTGATGGCGGTATTGCCGGTGCGGCCGTAGCTGGCGCGGAGCTTCAGGTTGGAGAATACGCGGGAGTCGCGCATGAAATCTTCATTGCTCATGATCCAGCCTGCCGCGGCGGAGGGAAAACCCTTGAACTTGTTGCCGGGCGCGAGGCGGGAACTGCCGTCGCTGCGGGCGGTGAGGGTGAGCAGGTAACGGTCTTTAAAGCTGTAGTTGAGGCGTCCCATGTAGGACACGATGTCCCACTTGCTTTCGGAGCCGCTGCCGGCGAGGTTGAGGCCATAGGTAGCGTTGAAGTATTGCAGTTCATCAGACAGCAGGGTGTTGTTGTTATAGCTGTTGGACTGGCTGCGGGATTCCTGTAAGCTGTATAATCCGGTGAAATTTACATGATGTTTGCCGAAGCGTTTGTCGTAGGTCAGCAGGTTTTCCAGGGTGTAGTTGACATCGGAGCCGTATTTGTTTTCGCTGGTATTAAGGCTGCCGAGGTTATTGGTGGTTTTGCTGCCGTAGAAATTGCCGTAGTTATCGCTTTTGATTTCAGCGCCGCCGTTGAAGCGGTATTTCAGTCCCGGCAGGATATTCACGTCCAGGTAGGCGGTGGTGAAAGTGCCGTTCCGTTTTCTTTTCTCCACGGTGGCGCCGGGGAGGAAGTCGGCCAGCGGGTTCCAGATCTGTTTCTGGCTGCCGGCGAGGAAGTCGTTGATCACGGCGCCGTTGCTGTCGTATGCAGGCGCCATGGGGCTGGCTCTCAGGGCTTGTCCCATCGGGTTGACGCCTTCACCGGTGGTGGTGGAGAAGTTGTTGAGTGAGCTGACGCCTATTTTGAAGATGTTATTGATCTGATGGTCTACGCTTACTTTCACGGTGAAGCGTTCGAAGGCCTGACCGGGATAAACGCCTGTTTCCTTGTAGTAGCCGGCAGAGGCGGCGAATTGTGTTTTTTCGTTGCCACCGGAGATGCCGACCTGGTGGTTGGTCATGATACCTGTTTTATAGATCAGGTCCTGCCAGTCGGTGCTGATGCCTTTAGCCAGCTGCCTTCTTTCTTCAGCGTCGAAGCCGTCGATGAGGATTTGCGGATCATCGGGGCCACTGTATTTCAGTGGCGGGTCCTGTGTGCCGTTCCAGTAGGCCCATTTTTTCAGATCGGCGTATTGTTGGGCGTTCATGAGGTCGTATTTTCCGGCGGGTTTTACGAAGCCGGCGTAGCCGCTGTAGGTGACTACTGCTTTACCGCTTTTGCCACGTTTGGTGGTGACGAGGATGACGCCGTTGGCGCCGCGGGAGCCATAGATAGCGGTGGAGGAAGCGTCTTTCAGCACGTCTACCGAGGTGATATCGTCCGGGTTCAGGTCGTTGATGTCGCCGTTGAACGGGATACCGTCTACCACAAACAGGGGTGAGTTACCCGCCTTGAGGGAACGGGTACCGCGGATGAGGATGGTGGGTTTGGCTCCGGGTTTGCTGTTGCCGCCGCTTTTTTGGATATCGATGCCGGCGCCTTGTCCTTTGAGGATGGAGGTGAGGTTAGCGGCCGGGATATCGCGGAGTGCCTGTGCGTTGATGGAGGTGATGGAGCCGGTAACGTCGGAACGTTTCTGCGTACCATAACCGACCACTACTACTTCATTGAGCTCTCCTTTGTCGGTCGCAAGGGAGATGCTGACGTTGTTCATGTCTGCATTTTCCACTTTCAGTTCCCGGGAGATGAAGCCGGTGTAGGTGATTTTTATGGAAACGTTTGCAGGCACCTCTAACTTAAAAGTACCGTCTGTATTGGTGGTAACGCCGCGGGTGGAACCTTTTACCACGATATTGGCGCCGGGCAGTGGTTCCCCTGTTTGGGAGGTTACACGGCCTTTGATGGTGACGGTTTTGCTCTGTGCGGATAACGGTGAGGTATATACGCATACAGACAATAACCAGCACATCATGAGAGAAAACAGGCGCAGGGGTTTGCCCTGCCATCCTGGGATCGGGAATTTCATAACGCTTAGTTTTTGTTGATAAAATGGATTATATGTTAGTTGGTAATGTCCTTGCTGTAAAGTCTTAATGCCAGTTGCGCTTCAAAAAGGGATGCAGGTGCGACGGATTGTCCGGGCAGTTCATTGATGCCGGTATGTTCAACAGTTACTTTTGAATCGGCCTGAAAGCCTTCCAGTATAGGTGCTGCGATGGTATAGTTCCGGCGGCGTTCCATGTCCCAGAAATTGTAATGCTGGTCTTTGGCGGAGCTATGACGGAAGTTCCACAGCACAAGTTGTTTGCCGTGGTGCGGATGACCGGGTTCGGGCCCGCCGAGGTTGTAGCATACGCCGCCGCGGATATCATCGAACAAAGTGGCATAAGGTTGTCCGGAGTGGCTGTCAAAATTCTGGTCGGTGCCCAGCGCACACTGGGTGATGACGGTCCCCGCGGCGCTGTAGCCGGTGCCGGGGCCGTGATGCTGGGCGCCGTTGAAATAACATTGTTTGATCAGCACGCCATAACCGGTGCGGGCATGTACGGAAGCGTGACCTTTTTTTCCGAGGAAAGTCACATTCTGAACGGTGACCTGGTAGCCGGCGCGGATGTTGATACCTTCATTCCAGTCGGAAAACACGCAGTCGCGTATCCAGCTGTTTTTTACATATTCCATTCCTATGGCCTCCCAGGCGTAGTCGTGGACCTCATTTTTGTGATGGACGAAATCTTCCGGATAACTTTTCCAGTTGCTGGAAAAGCGTATACCGGTGATGCCGCATTCTTCGAGGCTGTTATAGGTGACCAGTTCAAATGGTTTATCATCCACGAGGTGAATATCCAGGTGCAGCGGATTTTTGAAGGTGACGGTATGACCATTTATTTTTTCGATGGTGTGTATTTCCTGGACCTGCATACCGCCGTTATCGCCGAACAGGCGTGTCCACCGGGGTTTCAATGGCAGCGGATCGAAATACCATTTCGTATAGGCTTCACTGCGGTGCCTGATGACGACATCCTGCCCGGGCCGGAGCAGTGATGCGTCGGCTACTTCTACCGAGAAGGTTTCACGGGAGGCGTTGGCGGTAATGGTGGTCAGCCGTTGTTGCTGGTTTTGCGCCGGACGGAAAAGAAATTGCCGGCTGTTGATTCTTTTTTTATCCTGGTAGATTTCGGTACCGCCATCCTGGCTGCCGCTGCCTTGCAGGACGATGTTACTACCGGTGATAAGGATCTGTTTTTTGTTGTCTTCATCGGGCGCCAGCAGGTATTTCCCTTTTGGGAAAAAGACGATGCCTCCGCCAGGGTTGGCTGCTGCAGCATCTACGGTGCGTTGGATGGCTTCATCGTCATATTGGTCGTCGTTGGGAATGGCGCCAAATTGTGTCACATCAAACTTTTTCTTACCGGTTAGTTCGGGCAGTGGTTGTTCTGAAAAATGATAGCCGGCGTAGGAGAAATCGGGTAATATGGGGATGGTATTATTTTTCCGGGCGGCTACAAATTCTTTCCATAGCGGGGCAATGGGCGGTGCAGCGGCTACGGTACCGTCGACAGTGATGTTCCGGGCAACGCCTTCCAGTTTCAGGAACTGTCCGGATGCGGGATGTCTGATAGCTTTCATTTCCACGCTTTTGGAGTCTGCAATGCGCACCAGCGGCTCTTTACCGGTGTTGCCAGGGAGGGCCCAGCGGGTGAGCTGTACCTGGTCAATGTCACGGGCAATTACCGCCGGTCGCGCTTCGGGCAGATCGCTGGTATAGGTGATACGATGGAACCGGATATTTTTAGCGTGACGGATATACAGGGCGTAGGCCGGTATCTGTTTGCCAAACATTTTTATTTCGGGGTAATCGCGTTCCCGCTCTTCGAGGTTGACCTGTGCATCTGCTGCGGTCCCTTCACCGGGGATGTTGATG encodes:
- a CDS encoding RagB/SusD family nutrient uptake outer membrane protein → MKKIWFAAGIFTAASLLGSCSKMLNETPRAVLVPDFYKTSQGVNAALDASYAGTRTIWGCEDYFSMTTPGTDEFKRGNDGNQNFMTYDPGLLPSDGKFKAQWNNIYTYINTCNAVIQYAPEATGISEDIRKKAIAEAKFLRANYYFVLVQLWGDVTLTTSFISGPVTSADRHPLAKVYDAIITDLKEAIPNLAPGPKGIDPGRANAAAARHVLAKVYLTRAGSKAAKPTDYQDAAATAIDLLTNAPSLGLNLLPDFGSVFAEGNENNAEVLWTVQHTASLAYNGSPNQDNRTPDNMLVHLFVPQYEKIDGMSRNIKDGRPYIRTVPTRWLTDTVFAERKNDTRFNKSFQTVWFCNNAGSIPVWPNPLPPGAPAGAAPGKPKMKLGDTCIYMPQGTFSNAQIAAAPYTLIPSNKYSIKMSPALSKYVDTKRSDMNAPSIRPLIAYRLAETYLVAAEALMQSGRTAEAVQYVNAVRERAAFPTGDKTKMSITAADLNIDFILDERSRELAGENVRWLDLVRTGTLLTRLQKHCDDNARINFKSPKHWLRPIPQDQIDATTTGTPYPQNPGW
- a CDS encoding SusC/RagA family TonB-linked outer membrane protein; the encoded protein is MKFPIPGWQGKPLRLFSLMMCWLLSVCVYTSPLSAQSKTVTIKGRVTSQTGEPLPGANIVVKGSTRGVTTNTDGTFKLEVPANVSIKITYTGFISRELKVENADMNNVSISLATDKGELNEVVVVGYGTQKRSDVTGSITSINAQALRDIPAANLTSILKGQGAGIDIQKSGGNSKPGAKPTILIRGTRSLKAGNSPLFVVDGIPFNGDINDLNPDDITSVDVLKDASSTAIYGSRGANGVILVTTKRGKSGKAVVTYSGYAGFVKPAGKYDLMNAQQYADLKKWAYWNGTQDPPLKYSGPDDPQILIDGFDAEERRQLAKGISTDWQDLIYKTGIMTNHQVGISGGNEKTQFAASAGYYKETGVYPGQAFERFTVKVSVDHQINNIFKIGVSSLNNFSTTTGEGVNPMGQALRASPMAPAYDSNGAVINDFLAGSQKQIWNPLADFLPGATVEKRKRNGTFTTAYLDVNILPGLKYRFNGGAEIKSDNYGNFYGSKTTNNLGSLNTSENKYGSDVNYTLENLLTYDKRFGKHHVNFTGLYSLQESRSQSNSYNNNTLLSDELQYFNATYGLNLAGSGSESKWDIVSYMGRLNYSFKDRYLLTLTARSDGSSRLAPGNKFKGFPSAAAGWIMSNEDFMRDSRVFSNLKLRASYGRTGNTAINPYQTLGALKGINYNYGSTNVTGVFINTAPNAALQWEYTTTANFAVDFGLFNNRITGSAEVYSAQTSNLLLPLHLPGTSGIPGDVLVNVGKTQNKGIDIHLSTVNIQGKGNGDFTWTSDLNFFINRGKITELYNGIQQDISNGWFVGQPIGAIYDYQRIGIWQNNKSDSLLAQRYGQKVTGNSSVIGTIRVKDVNNDSTFSDADKTIVGSPQARWEGGMTNRFSYKGFDLTVVMYARIGSTLNSKLYGGGFANTFQGNYNNLNVPYWTPYNGENHFPKPNQSRTQTQYNSTLGYFDGSYLKIRTLSLGYNVPGAFVQKLKARSLRVYVTAQDPFIFFSDYRNKYHGVDPESAGNINADTPATWSMLFGVNLTL
- a CDS encoding DUF4955 domain-containing protein is translated as MRTVCRPSLYFHSVMKNSLLLQLFCWLLIASMGTAMDKETVVDITRFGAVGDGKTLNTAAIQQAIDTCSANGGGKVRVPAGTWLTGTLLLKNNVLLLVEENATLLGSPDIKDYQIVDGFKDGLGQQMGYALIGAVDASNTGITGKGTIDGQGKLVRASGGHERRPFLVRFVRCRQVQVSDIRLQSPTAWTMHFFHCTNVLTEKVTIRSRGLGNNDGIDIDCCEKVVIRHCDIDSGDDAICFKTTSPYPCREVTVSHIKINTGEGAIKFGTESAGNFENINVSHIDVAFAREGGIKLFSVDGAHLRNISISDVKMDRVNMPIIIRLGSRLKTFREGDAQQEVGSISNVSIKNVTVKHGTWTGMLISGIPGHYIDDITLDNIHINIPGEGTAADAQVNLEERERDYPEIKMFGKQIPAYALYIRHAKNIRFHRITYTSDLPEARPAVIARDIDQVQLTRWALPGNTGKEPLVRIADSKSVEMKAIRHPASGQFLKLEGVARNITVDGTVAAAPPIAPLWKEFVAARKNNTIPILPDFSYAGYHFSEQPLPELTGKKKFDVTQFGAIPNDDQYDDEAIQRTVDAAAANPGGGIVFFPKGKYLLAPDEDNKKQILITGSNIVLQGSGSQDGGTEIYQDKKRINSRQFLFRPAQNQQQRLTTITANASRETFSVEVADASLLRPGQDVVIRHRSEAYTKWYFDPLPLKPRWTRLFGDNGGMQVQEIHTIEKINGHTVTFKNPLHLDIHLVDDKPFELVTYNSLEECGITGIRFSSNWKSYPEDFVHHKNEVHDYAWEAIGMEYVKNSWIRDCVFSDWNEGINIRAGYQVTVQNVTFLGKKGHASVHARTGYGVLIKQCYFNGAQHHGPGTGYSAAGTVITQCALGTDQNFDSHSGQPYATLFDDIRGGVCYNLGGPEPGHPHHGKQLVLWNFRHSSAKDQHYNFWDMERRRNYTIAAPILEGFQADSKVTVEHTGINELPGQSVAPASLFEAQLALRLYSKDITN